In Ovis canadensis isolate MfBH-ARS-UI-01 breed Bighorn chromosome 11, ARS-UI_OviCan_v2, whole genome shotgun sequence, one genomic interval encodes:
- the ATXN7L3 gene encoding ataxin-7-like protein 3 isoform X1, which translates to MKMEEMSLSGLDNSKLEAIAQEIYADLVEDSCLGFCFEVHRAVKCGYFFLDDTDPESMKDFEIVDQPGLDIFGQVFNQWKSKECVCPNCSRSIAASRFAPHLEKCLGMGRNSSRIANRRIANSNNMNKSESDQEDNDDINDNDWSYGSEKKAKKRKSDKLWYLPFQNPNSPRRSKSLKHKNGFSVCTSASNTLPLLFSSSGELSNSDPFKYNNSTGISYETLGPEELRSLLTTQCGVISEHTKKMCTRSLRCPQHTDEQRRAVRIYFLGPSAVLPEVESSLDNDSFDMTDSQALISRLQWDGSSDLSPSDSGSSKTSENQGWGLGTNSSESRKTKKKKSHLSLVGTASSLGSNKKKKPKPPAPPTPSIYDDIN; encoded by the exons atgaaaatggaggaaATGTCTTTGTCTGGCCTGGATAACAGCAAACTAGAG GCCATCGCTCAGGAGATATACGCGGACCTGGTTGAGGATTCTTGTTTGGGATTCTGCTTTGAGGTACACCGGGCTGTCAAGTGTGGCTACTTCTTCCTGGACGACACGGACCCTGAGAGCATGAAGGATTTTG AGATCGTGGACCAGCCGGGTTTGGACATCTTTGGACAGGTTTTCAACCAGTGGAAGAGCAAGGAGTGTGTTTGCCCCAATTGCAGCCGAAGCATTGCCGCCTCCCGTTTTGCTCCCCACCTGGAGAAGTGCCTAGGAATGGGTCGGAACAGCAGCCGAATCGCCAACCGCCG GATTGCCAATAGCAACAACATGAACAAGTCAGAGAGTGACCAAGAGGATAATGATGACATCAATGACAACGACTGGTCCTATGGCTCAGAGAAGAAAG ccaagaagagaaaatcagacAAG CTATGGTATCTCCCATTCCAGAACCCCAATTCCCCTCGAAGATCCAAgtctttaaaacacaaaaatg GGTTCTCTGTCTGTACCTCTGCATCAAACACCCTtccccttcttttttcttcttcaggggaacttagCAATTCGGATCCTTTTAAG TATAACAACTCAACTGGGATCAGCTACGAGACCCTGGGGCCAGAGGAGCTGCGCAGCCTGCTCACCACG CAATGTGGGGTGATTTCTGAACACACCAAGAAGATGTGCACAAG GTCCCTACGCTGCCCCCAGCATACAGATGAGCAGCGGCGAGCCGTGCGGATTTATTTCCTTGGACCCTCAGC TGTCCTTCCAGAGGTCGAGAGTTCCCTGGATAATGACAGCTTTGACATGACTGACAGCCAGGCCCTGATCAGCCGGCTTCAGTGGGACGGCTCCTCTGATCTCTCACCCTCTGATTCAGGCTCCTCCAAGACGAGTGAGAATCAGGGGTGGGGTCTAG GTACCAACAGTTCCGAGTCACGgaaaaccaagaaaaagaaatcccatcTGAGCCTGGTAGGGACTGCCTCCAGCCTGGGCtccaacaagaagaaaaagccaaagCCACCGGCGCCCCCGACGCCCAGCATCTACGATGACATCAACTGA
- the ASB16 gene encoding ankyrin repeat and SOCS box protein 16, which yields MAEETFPFTSSTLRSLRLQREWLEWEDRRRAAAQQCRSQRCPPDSQARLTRPRRSCRDPAVHNALFSGELQQIKALFQDEDAANMIVETVSNQLAWSAEQGFWVLTPKAKHTAPLTIAAARGYTNCARYLIRQGAELDARVGGRAALHEACARAQFDCVQLLVTFGAKVNVLSEEGTTPLHLCTVPESLQCAKLLLEAGASVNLAARDSEVTPLHVAAARGLDKHVALYLEHGADVNMCTSQGETALNAACAGAEGPSSSRRHQAAARRLLEAGADARAAGRKRHTPLHNACANGCGGLAELLLRHGACAAVPNEAGHTPMDCALQAVQDAPNWEPEVLFAALLDYGAQPVRPEMLRHCANFPRALEVLLNAYPCVPSCDTWVEAVLPELWQEHEAFYSSALSMVNQPRRLQHLARLAVRAQLGSRCRQAASCLPLPPLLKDYLLLCVEGRIQ from the exons ATGGCAGAGGAGACCTTCCCCTTCACCTCCTCCACCCTGCGCTCTCTCCGCCTGCAGCGGGAGTGGCTGGAATGGGAGGACCGGCGGCGGGCAGCAGCCCAGCAGTGCCGGAGCCAAAGATGCCCCCCAGATTCCCAGGCCCGGCTCACTAGGCCACGCCGTTCCTGCCGGGACCCAGCTGTGCACAATGCCCTGTTCTCCGGTGAGCTGCAGCAGATCAAAGCCCTGTTCCAAGATGAAGACGCTGCCAACATGATTGTGGAGACTGTGAGCAACCAGCTGGCCTGGTCAGCTGAACAGG GATTCTGGGTGCTGACCCCCAAGGCCAAGCACACTGCACCTCTCACCATCGCTGCTGCCCGAGGCTACACCAACTGCGCCCGCTACCTGATCCGGCAGGGAGCTGAGCTGGATGCTCGGGTTGGGGGCCGGGCAGCCTTGCATGAGGCCTGTGCCCGGGCCCAGTTCGACTGTGTGCAGTTGCTGGTGACCTTCGGCGCCAAGGTCAACGTGTTGTCTGAGGAAGGCACAACCCCCTTGCACCTCTGCACGGTCCCCGAGTCCTTACA GTGCGCCAAGCTGCTGCTGGAGGCGGGAGCGTCTGTGAACTTGGCCGCGCGAGACAGCGAGGTGACGCCCCTGCACGTGGCGGCGGCGCGCGGCCTGGACAAGCATGTGGCTCTCTACCTGGAGCACGGCGCCGATGTGAACATGTGCACCAGCCAGGGCGAGACGGCCCTGAACGCGGCGTGCGCTGGGGCCGAGGGGCCGAGCAGCAGCCGCCGCCACCAGGCCGCCGCGCGCCGGCTTCTGGAGGCTGGGGCCGATGCCCGGGCGGCTGGACGCAAGCGCCACACGCCGCTGCACAACGCCTGTGCCAACGGCTGCGGGGGCCTGGCCGAGCTGCTGCTGCGCCACGGGGCCTGTGCGGCGGTCCCCAACGAAGCGGGCCACACGCCCATGGACTGTGCACTGCAGGCTGTCCAGGACGCCCCCAACTGGGAGCCCGAGGTCCTCTTTGCCGCGCTGCTGGACTATGGGGCCCAGCCTGTACGCCCAGAG ATGCTGAGACACTGTGCCAACTTCCCTCGGGCCCTAGAAGTCCTGCTTAATGCCTACCCTTGTGTCCCATCCTGTGATACCTGGGTGGAGGCCGTGCTCCCCGAGTTGTGGCAG GAGCACGAAGCCTTCTACAGCTCAGCCCTGAGCATGGTGAACCAGCCAAGACGGCTGCAGCACCTGGCGCGGCTGGCTGTGCGTGCTCAGCTGGGTAGCCGTTGCCGACAGGCTGCCTCTTGCCTCCCACTGCCCCCGCTCCTCAAGGACTACTTGCTGCTGTGTGTGGAGGGGCGTATCCAGTGA
- the ATXN7L3 gene encoding ataxin-7-like protein 3 isoform X2: MKMEEMSLSGLDNSKLEAIAQEIYADLVEDSCLGFCFEVHRAVKCGYFFLDDTDPESMKDFEIVDQPGLDIFGQVFNQWKSKECVCPNCSRSIAASRFAPHLEKCLGMGRNSSRIANRRIANSNNMNKSESDQEDNDDINDNDWSYGSEKKAKKRKSDKNPNSPRRSKSLKHKNGFSVCTSASNTLPLLFSSSGELSNSDPFKYNNSTGISYETLGPEELRSLLTTQCGVISEHTKKMCTRSLRCPQHTDEQRRAVRIYFLGPSAVLPEVESSLDNDSFDMTDSQALISRLQWDGSSDLSPSDSGSSKTSENQGWGLGTNSSESRKTKKKKSHLSLVGTASSLGSNKKKKPKPPAPPTPSIYDDIN; encoded by the exons atgaaaatggaggaaATGTCTTTGTCTGGCCTGGATAACAGCAAACTAGAG GCCATCGCTCAGGAGATATACGCGGACCTGGTTGAGGATTCTTGTTTGGGATTCTGCTTTGAGGTACACCGGGCTGTCAAGTGTGGCTACTTCTTCCTGGACGACACGGACCCTGAGAGCATGAAGGATTTTG AGATCGTGGACCAGCCGGGTTTGGACATCTTTGGACAGGTTTTCAACCAGTGGAAGAGCAAGGAGTGTGTTTGCCCCAATTGCAGCCGAAGCATTGCCGCCTCCCGTTTTGCTCCCCACCTGGAGAAGTGCCTAGGAATGGGTCGGAACAGCAGCCGAATCGCCAACCGCCG GATTGCCAATAGCAACAACATGAACAAGTCAGAGAGTGACCAAGAGGATAATGATGACATCAATGACAACGACTGGTCCTATGGCTCAGAGAAGAAAG ccaagaagagaaaatcagacAAG AACCCCAATTCCCCTCGAAGATCCAAgtctttaaaacacaaaaatg GGTTCTCTGTCTGTACCTCTGCATCAAACACCCTtccccttcttttttcttcttcaggggaacttagCAATTCGGATCCTTTTAAG TATAACAACTCAACTGGGATCAGCTACGAGACCCTGGGGCCAGAGGAGCTGCGCAGCCTGCTCACCACG CAATGTGGGGTGATTTCTGAACACACCAAGAAGATGTGCACAAG GTCCCTACGCTGCCCCCAGCATACAGATGAGCAGCGGCGAGCCGTGCGGATTTATTTCCTTGGACCCTCAGC TGTCCTTCCAGAGGTCGAGAGTTCCCTGGATAATGACAGCTTTGACATGACTGACAGCCAGGCCCTGATCAGCCGGCTTCAGTGGGACGGCTCCTCTGATCTCTCACCCTCTGATTCAGGCTCCTCCAAGACGAGTGAGAATCAGGGGTGGGGTCTAG GTACCAACAGTTCCGAGTCACGgaaaaccaagaaaaagaaatcccatcTGAGCCTGGTAGGGACTGCCTCCAGCCTGGGCtccaacaagaagaaaaagccaaagCCACCGGCGCCCCCGACGCCCAGCATCTACGATGACATCAACTGA
- the TMUB2 gene encoding transmembrane and ubiquitin-like domain-containing protein 2 isoform X1, with translation MISRHLQNNLMSVDPVSSQAMELSDVTLIEGVGNEVTVVAGVVVLILALVLAWLSTYVADSGSNPLLGTIVSAGDTSVLHLGHVDHLVAGQGTPEPTELPHPSEGNDEKAEEAGEGGGDPTGEPGAGGGVEPSLEHLLDIQGLPKRQAGPGNSSLEAPVRSEDSTCLPPSRSLISVRLKFLNDTEELAVARPEDTVGALKSKYFPGQESQMKLIYQGRLLQDPARTLRSLNITDNCVIHCHRSPPGSAVAGPSSSLAPSSATEPPNLGVSVGSLMVPVFVVLLGVVWYFRINYRQFFTAPATVSLVGVTVFFSFLVFGMYGR, from the exons ATGATTTCCCGTCATCTTCAAAACAAccttatgag TGTGGACCCGGTCAGCAGCCAGGCCATGGAGCTCTCTGATGTCACCCTTATTGAGGGTGTGGGTAATGAGGTGACTGTGGTGGCTGGTGTGGTGGTGCTCATTCTAGCCTTGGTCCTAGCTTGGCTCTCTACCTACGTAGCAGACAGCGGTAGCAACCCACTTCTGGGCACTATTGTGTCAGCTGGCGACACATCCGTCCTTCACCTGGGGCATGTGGACCATCTGGTAGCGGGCCAAGGCACCCCAGAGCCAACTGAACTCCCCCATCCATCAGAGGGTAATGATGAGAAGGCTGAAGAGGCTGGCGAAGGTGGGGGAGACCCCACCGGGGAACCTGGAGCTGGGGGTGGTGTTGAGCCCAGCCTTGAGCATCTGCTTGACATCCAAGGCCTGCCCAAAAGACAGGCAGGCCCAGGAAACAGCAGTCTGGAGGCACCTGTGAGATCGGAGGATAGCACCTGCTTGCCTCCCAGCCGCAGCCTCATCAGCGTGCGGCTCAAATTCCTCAATGACACGGAGGAGCTCGCTGTGGCCAGGCCAGAGGATACTGTGGGTGCTCTGAAGAG TAAATACTTCCCTGGACAGGAGAGCCAGATGAAACTGATCTACCAGGGCCGCCTGCTGCAGGACCCAGCCCGCACACTGCGTTCCCTGAACATTACCGACAACTGTGTGATTCACTGTCACCGCTCACCCCCGGGGTCAGCTGTTGCAGGCCCCTCAAGCTCCCTGGCCCCCTCCTCGGCCACTGAGCCACCCAACCTCGGCGTCAGTGTGGGCAGCCTCATGGTGCCTGTGTTTGTGGTGCTGCTGGGTGTGGTCTGGTACTTCCGTATCAATTACCGCCAATTCTTCACAGCACCTGCCACAGTCTCCCTGGTGGGGGTCACTGTCTTCTTCAGCTTCCTAGTATTTGGGATGTATGGACGATAA
- the ATXN7L3 gene encoding ataxin-7-like protein 3 isoform X3: MKMEEMSLSGLDNSKLEAIAQEIYADLVEDSCLGFCFEVHRAVKCGYFFLDDTDPESMKDFEIVDQPGLDIFGQVFNQWKSKECVCPNCSRSIAASRFAPHLEKCLGMGRNSSRIANRRIANSNNMNKSESDQEDNDDINDNDWSYGSEKKAKKRKSDKLWYLPFQNPNSPRRSKSLKHKNGELSNSDPFKYNNSTGISYETLGPEELRSLLTTQCGVISEHTKKMCTRSLRCPQHTDEQRRAVRIYFLGPSAVLPEVESSLDNDSFDMTDSQALISRLQWDGSSDLSPSDSGSSKTSENQGWGLGTNSSESRKTKKKKSHLSLVGTASSLGSNKKKKPKPPAPPTPSIYDDIN, translated from the exons atgaaaatggaggaaATGTCTTTGTCTGGCCTGGATAACAGCAAACTAGAG GCCATCGCTCAGGAGATATACGCGGACCTGGTTGAGGATTCTTGTTTGGGATTCTGCTTTGAGGTACACCGGGCTGTCAAGTGTGGCTACTTCTTCCTGGACGACACGGACCCTGAGAGCATGAAGGATTTTG AGATCGTGGACCAGCCGGGTTTGGACATCTTTGGACAGGTTTTCAACCAGTGGAAGAGCAAGGAGTGTGTTTGCCCCAATTGCAGCCGAAGCATTGCCGCCTCCCGTTTTGCTCCCCACCTGGAGAAGTGCCTAGGAATGGGTCGGAACAGCAGCCGAATCGCCAACCGCCG GATTGCCAATAGCAACAACATGAACAAGTCAGAGAGTGACCAAGAGGATAATGATGACATCAATGACAACGACTGGTCCTATGGCTCAGAGAAGAAAG ccaagaagagaaaatcagacAAG CTATGGTATCTCCCATTCCAGAACCCCAATTCCCCTCGAAGATCCAAgtctttaaaacacaaaaatg gggaacttagCAATTCGGATCCTTTTAAG TATAACAACTCAACTGGGATCAGCTACGAGACCCTGGGGCCAGAGGAGCTGCGCAGCCTGCTCACCACG CAATGTGGGGTGATTTCTGAACACACCAAGAAGATGTGCACAAG GTCCCTACGCTGCCCCCAGCATACAGATGAGCAGCGGCGAGCCGTGCGGATTTATTTCCTTGGACCCTCAGC TGTCCTTCCAGAGGTCGAGAGTTCCCTGGATAATGACAGCTTTGACATGACTGACAGCCAGGCCCTGATCAGCCGGCTTCAGTGGGACGGCTCCTCTGATCTCTCACCCTCTGATTCAGGCTCCTCCAAGACGAGTGAGAATCAGGGGTGGGGTCTAG GTACCAACAGTTCCGAGTCACGgaaaaccaagaaaaagaaatcccatcTGAGCCTGGTAGGGACTGCCTCCAGCCTGGGCtccaacaagaagaaaaagccaaagCCACCGGCGCCCCCGACGCCCAGCATCTACGATGACATCAACTGA
- the TMUB2 gene encoding transmembrane and ubiquitin-like domain-containing protein 2 isoform X2 has protein sequence MELSDVTLIEGVGNEVTVVAGVVVLILALVLAWLSTYVADSGSNPLLGTIVSAGDTSVLHLGHVDHLVAGQGTPEPTELPHPSEGNDEKAEEAGEGGGDPTGEPGAGGGVEPSLEHLLDIQGLPKRQAGPGNSSLEAPVRSEDSTCLPPSRSLISVRLKFLNDTEELAVARPEDTVGALKSKYFPGQESQMKLIYQGRLLQDPARTLRSLNITDNCVIHCHRSPPGSAVAGPSSSLAPSSATEPPNLGVSVGSLMVPVFVVLLGVVWYFRINYRQFFTAPATVSLVGVTVFFSFLVFGMYGR, from the exons ATGGAGCTCTCTGATGTCACCCTTATTGAGGGTGTGGGTAATGAGGTGACTGTGGTGGCTGGTGTGGTGGTGCTCATTCTAGCCTTGGTCCTAGCTTGGCTCTCTACCTACGTAGCAGACAGCGGTAGCAACCCACTTCTGGGCACTATTGTGTCAGCTGGCGACACATCCGTCCTTCACCTGGGGCATGTGGACCATCTGGTAGCGGGCCAAGGCACCCCAGAGCCAACTGAACTCCCCCATCCATCAGAGGGTAATGATGAGAAGGCTGAAGAGGCTGGCGAAGGTGGGGGAGACCCCACCGGGGAACCTGGAGCTGGGGGTGGTGTTGAGCCCAGCCTTGAGCATCTGCTTGACATCCAAGGCCTGCCCAAAAGACAGGCAGGCCCAGGAAACAGCAGTCTGGAGGCACCTGTGAGATCGGAGGATAGCACCTGCTTGCCTCCCAGCCGCAGCCTCATCAGCGTGCGGCTCAAATTCCTCAATGACACGGAGGAGCTCGCTGTGGCCAGGCCAGAGGATACTGTGGGTGCTCTGAAGAG TAAATACTTCCCTGGACAGGAGAGCCAGATGAAACTGATCTACCAGGGCCGCCTGCTGCAGGACCCAGCCCGCACACTGCGTTCCCTGAACATTACCGACAACTGTGTGATTCACTGTCACCGCTCACCCCCGGGGTCAGCTGTTGCAGGCCCCTCAAGCTCCCTGGCCCCCTCCTCGGCCACTGAGCCACCCAACCTCGGCGTCAGTGTGGGCAGCCTCATGGTGCCTGTGTTTGTGGTGCTGCTGGGTGTGGTCTGGTACTTCCGTATCAATTACCGCCAATTCTTCACAGCACCTGCCACAGTCTCCCTGGTGGGGGTCACTGTCTTCTTCAGCTTCCTAGTATTTGGGATGTATGGACGATAA
- the ATXN7L3 gene encoding ataxin-7-like protein 3 isoform X4, with protein MKMEEMSLSGLDNSKLEAIAQEIYADLVEDSCLGFCFEVHRAVKCGYFFLDDTDPESMKDFEIVDQPGLDIFGQVFNQWKSKECVCPNCSRSIAASRFAPHLEKCLGMGRNSSRIANRRIANSNNMNKSESDQEDNDDINDNDWSYGSEKKAKKRKSDKNPNSPRRSKSLKHKNGELSNSDPFKYNNSTGISYETLGPEELRSLLTTQCGVISEHTKKMCTRSLRCPQHTDEQRRAVRIYFLGPSAVLPEVESSLDNDSFDMTDSQALISRLQWDGSSDLSPSDSGSSKTSENQGWGLGTNSSESRKTKKKKSHLSLVGTASSLGSNKKKKPKPPAPPTPSIYDDIN; from the exons atgaaaatggaggaaATGTCTTTGTCTGGCCTGGATAACAGCAAACTAGAG GCCATCGCTCAGGAGATATACGCGGACCTGGTTGAGGATTCTTGTTTGGGATTCTGCTTTGAGGTACACCGGGCTGTCAAGTGTGGCTACTTCTTCCTGGACGACACGGACCCTGAGAGCATGAAGGATTTTG AGATCGTGGACCAGCCGGGTTTGGACATCTTTGGACAGGTTTTCAACCAGTGGAAGAGCAAGGAGTGTGTTTGCCCCAATTGCAGCCGAAGCATTGCCGCCTCCCGTTTTGCTCCCCACCTGGAGAAGTGCCTAGGAATGGGTCGGAACAGCAGCCGAATCGCCAACCGCCG GATTGCCAATAGCAACAACATGAACAAGTCAGAGAGTGACCAAGAGGATAATGATGACATCAATGACAACGACTGGTCCTATGGCTCAGAGAAGAAAG ccaagaagagaaaatcagacAAG AACCCCAATTCCCCTCGAAGATCCAAgtctttaaaacacaaaaatg gggaacttagCAATTCGGATCCTTTTAAG TATAACAACTCAACTGGGATCAGCTACGAGACCCTGGGGCCAGAGGAGCTGCGCAGCCTGCTCACCACG CAATGTGGGGTGATTTCTGAACACACCAAGAAGATGTGCACAAG GTCCCTACGCTGCCCCCAGCATACAGATGAGCAGCGGCGAGCCGTGCGGATTTATTTCCTTGGACCCTCAGC TGTCCTTCCAGAGGTCGAGAGTTCCCTGGATAATGACAGCTTTGACATGACTGACAGCCAGGCCCTGATCAGCCGGCTTCAGTGGGACGGCTCCTCTGATCTCTCACCCTCTGATTCAGGCTCCTCCAAGACGAGTGAGAATCAGGGGTGGGGTCTAG GTACCAACAGTTCCGAGTCACGgaaaaccaagaaaaagaaatcccatcTGAGCCTGGTAGGGACTGCCTCCAGCCTGGGCtccaacaagaagaaaaagccaaagCCACCGGCGCCCCCGACGCCCAGCATCTACGATGACATCAACTGA